One segment of Pangasianodon hypophthalmus isolate fPanHyp1 chromosome 10, fPanHyp1.pri, whole genome shotgun sequence DNA contains the following:
- the wdr20a gene encoding WD repeat-containing protein 20 isoform X2, translated as MQISKMAAEGGGKEMNEIKTQFTTREGAYKLLTHSEYSRPNRVPFNSQGSNPVKVSFVNVNDQSGNGDRICFNVGRELYFYIYKGVRKAADLSKPIDKRIYKGTQPTCHDFNHLTATAESVSLLVGFSAGQVQLIDPIKKETSKLFNEERLIDKSRVTCVKWVPGSESLFLVAHSSGSMYLYNVEHACGTAAPHYQLLKQGESYTVHTCKSKSTRNPLLKWTVGEGALNEFAFSPDGKFVACASQDGFLRVFHFDGAELHGTMRSYFGGLLCVCWSPDGRYVVAGGEDDLVTVWSFSERRVVARGHGHKSWVSVVAFDHYTTSVEETEPNEFSGSDDDLQEQALTGRERANSTHSRLSKRNSTDGRPLSVTYRFGSVGQDTQLCLWDLTEDILFPHLPLSRTRTHTNVMNATSLPVSGSGGGVSGGGGGTIITSINNPSANGGSSSSSSNSGSNTPGNSVPAQLPRSNSLPHSAASSGSGNSKSGTMDNTNAVPSSVSKFATLALHERKERHHDKEHKRNHSMGHISSKSSDKLHLLAKTSRADAAKTLGTPLCPRMEDVPLLEPLICKKIAHERLTVLIFLEDCIVTACQEGFICTWARPGKVVFGLITN; from the exons ATGCAAATTTCAAAGATGGCGGCGGAGGGAGGAGGGAAGGAGATGAACGAAATTAAAACTCAGTTCACCACCCGAGAAGGCGCGTAcaaactcctcacacactccgaATACAGCCGCCCCAACAGGGTGCCTTTCAATTCTCAAGGCTCAAATCCCGTCAAAGTCTCTTTCGTGAACGTCAATGACCAGTCTGGCAACGGCGACAGAATCTGCTTCAATGTGGGCCGGGAGCTCTACTTCTACATCTACAAAGGCGTCAGGAAG GCTGCTGACCTAAGTAAGCCAATAGACAAGAGGATATACAAGGGAACACAGCCCACTTGCCATGACTTTAACCACCTCACTGCCACGGCTGAGAGCGTGTCGCTGCTTGTGGGCTTCTCGGCTGGGCAGGTGCAGCTTATTGACCCTATCAAGAAAGAGACAAGTAAACTCTTCAATGAAGAA AGACTAATAGACAAATCTAGAGTGACGTGTGTGAAATGGGTGCCCGGCTCCGAGAGCCTCTTCCTTGTAGCCCATTCCAGTGGGAGCATGTACCTGTACAATGTGGAGCATGCGTGTGGTACTGCTGCACCCCACTACCAGCTGCTCAAGCAAGGCGAGAGTTACACTGTGCACACATGCAAGAGCAAGTCAACACGCAACCCACTGCTGAAGTGGACGGTAGGCGAGGGTGCATTGAATGAGTTTGCTTTCTCACCTGATGGCAAGTTTGTGGCATGTGCAAGCCAGGATGGCTTCCTGCGCGTGTTCCACTTTGATGGTGCTGAGCTGCATGGAACTATGCGCAGCTATTTTGGTGGCCTGCTTTGTGTGTGCTGGAGCCCAGACGGTCGCTATGTAGTAGCGGGTGGTGAGGATGATCTGGTAACTGTGTGGTCATTCAGTGAGAGGCGTGTGGTTGCTCGAGGCCATGGTCACAAGTCCTGGGTAAGTGTTGTGGCCTTTGACCACTACACCACCAGCGTAGAGGAGACTGAACCCAACGAGTTCAGTGGCAGTGATGACGACCTGCAGGAGCAGGCACTCACAGGCCGTGAGCGTGCCAACAGCACACACTCGCGCCTCTCAAAAAGAAACTCCACAGATGGCCGTCCACTCAGCGTTACCTACCGTTTTGGTTCTGTGGGACAGGACACTCAGTTGTGCCTATGGGACTTGACAGAGGACATTTTGTTCCCACACCTACCGTTATCCCGAACCAGAACCCATACCAACGTCATGAATGCCACAAGTCTCCCAGTCTCGGGAAGTGGAGGAGGAGtaagtggaggaggaggtggaacAATAATCACAAGCATCAACAACCCAAGTGCCAACGgaggaagcagcagcagcagcagcaacagtgGCTCCAATACACCAGGCAACTCTGTGCCTGCACAGCTGCCACGCTCCAACAGCCTTCCGCACTCAGCTGCTTCCAGTGGCAGTGGCAACAGCAAAAGTGGCACGATGGACAACACCAACGCAGTGCCATCAAGTGTAAGCAAGTTTGCTACACTGGCACTGCATGAGCGCAAGGAGCGACACCATGACAAGGAGCACAAGCGCAACCACAGCATGGGCCACATCAGCAGCAAGAGCAGTGACAAACTGCATCTGCTCGCTAAGACAAGCAGAGCGGATGCAGCCAAGACGCTGGGCACACCGCTCTGTCCACGAATGGAGGATGTGCCGCTGCTTGAGCCACTCATTTGCAAGAAAATAGCACATGAAAGGCTCACCGTACTTATCTTTCTTGAGGACTGCATAGTCACTGCATGTCAGGAGGGATTTATTTGCACGTGGGCCAGGCCCGGGAAAGTG GTTTTTGGATTAATTACCAATTAA
- the wdr20a gene encoding WD repeat-containing protein 20 isoform X1: MQISKMAAEGGGKEMNEIKTQFTTREGAYKLLTHSEYSRPNRVPFNSQGSNPVKVSFVNVNDQSGNGDRICFNVGRELYFYIYKGVRKAADLSKPIDKRIYKGTQPTCHDFNHLTATAESVSLLVGFSAGQVQLIDPIKKETSKLFNEERLIDKSRVTCVKWVPGSESLFLVAHSSGSMYLYNVEHACGTAAPHYQLLKQGESYTVHTCKSKSTRNPLLKWTVGEGALNEFAFSPDGKFVACASQDGFLRVFHFDGAELHGTMRSYFGGLLCVCWSPDGRYVVAGGEDDLVTVWSFSERRVVARGHGHKSWVSVVAFDHYTTSVEETEPNEFSGSDDDLQEQALTGRERANSTHSRLSKRNSTDGRPLSVTYRFGSVGQDTQLCLWDLTEDILFPHLPLSRTRTHTNVMNATSLPVSGSGGGVSGGGGGTIITSINNPSANGGSSSSSSNSGSNTPGNSVPAQLPRSNSLPHSAASSGSGNSKSGTMDNTNAVPSSVSKFATLALHERKERHHDKEHKRNHSMGHISSKSSDKLHLLAKTSRADAAKTLGTPLCPRMEDVPLLEPLICKKIAHERLTVLIFLEDCIVTACQEGFICTWARPGKVGLLSSQNQANSPSGTVV; the protein is encoded by the exons ATGCAAATTTCAAAGATGGCGGCGGAGGGAGGAGGGAAGGAGATGAACGAAATTAAAACTCAGTTCACCACCCGAGAAGGCGCGTAcaaactcctcacacactccgaATACAGCCGCCCCAACAGGGTGCCTTTCAATTCTCAAGGCTCAAATCCCGTCAAAGTCTCTTTCGTGAACGTCAATGACCAGTCTGGCAACGGCGACAGAATCTGCTTCAATGTGGGCCGGGAGCTCTACTTCTACATCTACAAAGGCGTCAGGAAG GCTGCTGACCTAAGTAAGCCAATAGACAAGAGGATATACAAGGGAACACAGCCCACTTGCCATGACTTTAACCACCTCACTGCCACGGCTGAGAGCGTGTCGCTGCTTGTGGGCTTCTCGGCTGGGCAGGTGCAGCTTATTGACCCTATCAAGAAAGAGACAAGTAAACTCTTCAATGAAGAA AGACTAATAGACAAATCTAGAGTGACGTGTGTGAAATGGGTGCCCGGCTCCGAGAGCCTCTTCCTTGTAGCCCATTCCAGTGGGAGCATGTACCTGTACAATGTGGAGCATGCGTGTGGTACTGCTGCACCCCACTACCAGCTGCTCAAGCAAGGCGAGAGTTACACTGTGCACACATGCAAGAGCAAGTCAACACGCAACCCACTGCTGAAGTGGACGGTAGGCGAGGGTGCATTGAATGAGTTTGCTTTCTCACCTGATGGCAAGTTTGTGGCATGTGCAAGCCAGGATGGCTTCCTGCGCGTGTTCCACTTTGATGGTGCTGAGCTGCATGGAACTATGCGCAGCTATTTTGGTGGCCTGCTTTGTGTGTGCTGGAGCCCAGACGGTCGCTATGTAGTAGCGGGTGGTGAGGATGATCTGGTAACTGTGTGGTCATTCAGTGAGAGGCGTGTGGTTGCTCGAGGCCATGGTCACAAGTCCTGGGTAAGTGTTGTGGCCTTTGACCACTACACCACCAGCGTAGAGGAGACTGAACCCAACGAGTTCAGTGGCAGTGATGACGACCTGCAGGAGCAGGCACTCACAGGCCGTGAGCGTGCCAACAGCACACACTCGCGCCTCTCAAAAAGAAACTCCACAGATGGCCGTCCACTCAGCGTTACCTACCGTTTTGGTTCTGTGGGACAGGACACTCAGTTGTGCCTATGGGACTTGACAGAGGACATTTTGTTCCCACACCTACCGTTATCCCGAACCAGAACCCATACCAACGTCATGAATGCCACAAGTCTCCCAGTCTCGGGAAGTGGAGGAGGAGtaagtggaggaggaggtggaacAATAATCACAAGCATCAACAACCCAAGTGCCAACGgaggaagcagcagcagcagcagcaacagtgGCTCCAATACACCAGGCAACTCTGTGCCTGCACAGCTGCCACGCTCCAACAGCCTTCCGCACTCAGCTGCTTCCAGTGGCAGTGGCAACAGCAAAAGTGGCACGATGGACAACACCAACGCAGTGCCATCAAGTGTAAGCAAGTTTGCTACACTGGCACTGCATGAGCGCAAGGAGCGACACCATGACAAGGAGCACAAGCGCAACCACAGCATGGGCCACATCAGCAGCAAGAGCAGTGACAAACTGCATCTGCTCGCTAAGACAAGCAGAGCGGATGCAGCCAAGACGCTGGGCACACCGCTCTGTCCACGAATGGAGGATGTGCCGCTGCTTGAGCCACTCATTTGCAAGAAAATAGCACATGAAAGGCTCACCGTACTTATCTTTCTTGAGGACTGCATAGTCACTGCATGTCAGGAGGGATTTATTTGCACGTGGGCCAGGCCCGGGAAAGTG GGTTTATTGTCATCCCAAAATCAAGCCAACTCGCCCAGTGGAACAGTAGTATAG
- the wdr20a gene encoding WD repeat-containing protein 20 isoform X3, translating into MQISKMAAEGGGKEMNEIKTQFTTREGAYKLLTHSEYSRPNRVPFNSQGSNPVKVSFVNVNDQSGNGDRICFNVGRELYFYIYKGVRKAADLSKPIDKRIYKGTQPTCHDFNHLTATAESVSLLVGFSAGQVQLIDPIKKETSKLFNEEGLLSSQNQANSPSGTVV; encoded by the exons ATGCAAATTTCAAAGATGGCGGCGGAGGGAGGAGGGAAGGAGATGAACGAAATTAAAACTCAGTTCACCACCCGAGAAGGCGCGTAcaaactcctcacacactccgaATACAGCCGCCCCAACAGGGTGCCTTTCAATTCTCAAGGCTCAAATCCCGTCAAAGTCTCTTTCGTGAACGTCAATGACCAGTCTGGCAACGGCGACAGAATCTGCTTCAATGTGGGCCGGGAGCTCTACTTCTACATCTACAAAGGCGTCAGGAAG GCTGCTGACCTAAGTAAGCCAATAGACAAGAGGATATACAAGGGAACACAGCCCACTTGCCATGACTTTAACCACCTCACTGCCACGGCTGAGAGCGTGTCGCTGCTTGTGGGCTTCTCGGCTGGGCAGGTGCAGCTTATTGACCCTATCAAGAAAGAGACAAGTAAACTCTTCAATGAAGAA GGTTTATTGTCATCCCAAAATCAAGCCAACTCGCCCAGTGGAACAGTAGTATAG